In Candidatus Dependentiae bacterium, the following proteins share a genomic window:
- a CDS encoding polysaccharide deacetylase family protein, which yields QIEENKEVVLRAFKEGHLVLNHSWNHSRFSTISKKDIMQEVETTEKILDKYIGKRPLLMRVPYGDINDIGLQQLKDLKYKLIFWSLDTLDWFEKTKDAIVEKVISNVRPGEIILMHSNSDKGATAEALSTIINVLKDRGYSFTTIDNFVNN from the coding sequence AACAAATAGAAGAAAATAAAGAGGTTGTTCTTCGTGCTTTTAAAGAGGGACATTTAGTTTTGAATCATAGTTGGAATCATTCACGATTTTCTACGATTTCTAAAAAAGATATTATGCAAGAAGTTGAAACTACAGAAAAAATTTTAGATAAATATATTGGAAAAAGGCCTTTACTTATGCGGGTACCTTATGGAGATATAAACGATATAGGTTTACAACAATTAAAAGATTTAAAATATAAATTAATTTTTTGGTCTCTAGATACTTTAGATTGGTTTGAAAAAACAAAAGATGCAATTGTTGAAAAAGTTATTTCTAATGTTCGTCCAGGTGAAATTATTTTAATGCATAGTAATTCTGATAAAGGAGCAACAGCTGAAGCTTTATCTACAATTATCAATGTTCTAAAAGATCGTGGGTATTCTTTTACAACTATTGATAATTTTGTGAATAATTAA